A genome region from Gemmatimonadota bacterium includes the following:
- a CDS encoding L-rhamnose mutarotase: protein MASPKRYGMVLKVRPERIEEYKEYHVEIWPGVAKMITECNITNYSIYLKDGYLFSYFEYVGDDFKADMAKMAADPTTQEWWDIMMPMQEPLPTRKEGEWWADMEEVFHQD from the coding sequence ATGGCATCACCCAAGCGCTACGGTATGGTCCTCAAGGTCAGGCCGGAACGGATCGAGGAATATAAGGAATATCATGTCGAGATCTGGCCAGGCGTGGCGAAGATGATCACGGAATGCAACATCACCAACTACTCCATCTACCTGAAGGACGGTTACCTTTTCTCCTATTTCGAGTATGTCGGAGACGACTTCAAGGCGGACATGGCGAAGATGGCCGCCGATCCTACGACCCAGGAGTGGTGGGACATCATGATGCCCATGCAGGAACCGCTGCCGACGCGGAAGGAAGGCGAATGGTGGGCGGATATGGAAGAAGTGTTTCACCAGGATTGA
- a CDS encoding aldo/keto reductase — protein MGRTGLKVKRLGLGGAPLAGLYQGVTEEAAARVVDTYLGHGLGFFDTAPLYGSGVSETRLGAALAGRARDSFVLATKVGRLLVPDPERDQDVWSDDLPPVGPVFDYSYDGTLRSLEESLARLGLDRVDILHIHDPDNHYEEAMEGSYRALVRLREEGVIRAVGVGMNQAKMLARFATEGDFDCFLCAGRYTLVDHTALKRLLPLCEERNISIVIGGPYNSGILAQGAVDGAKFDYRKAPPHIVEKVRRIEAVCGRHGTPLKAAALQFPLAHPAVAAVIPGARSPEEVDENVRMFEFEIPADFWSELRDVGLVPEDAPTPD, from the coding sequence ATCGGCCGCACCGGGCTTAAAGTTAAACGCCTGGGACTCGGCGGCGCGCCCCTGGCCGGGTTGTACCAGGGGGTTACCGAAGAGGCCGCCGCACGAGTCGTAGATACCTACCTCGGCCACGGCCTGGGGTTCTTCGACACGGCCCCGCTCTACGGCAGCGGCGTGAGCGAGACCCGCCTGGGTGCCGCGCTTGCCGGGCGCGCCCGGGATTCCTTCGTCCTCGCCACCAAGGTGGGGCGCCTCCTCGTGCCTGATCCAGAGCGCGACCAGGACGTCTGGTCCGACGATCTTCCGCCCGTCGGTCCCGTCTTCGACTACAGCTACGACGGCACGCTGCGCTCCCTGGAAGAAAGCCTCGCCCGCCTCGGACTCGACCGGGTCGATATCCTTCACATTCACGATCCCGACAATCATTACGAAGAAGCGATGGAGGGAAGTTACCGGGCGCTCGTCCGGCTTCGGGAAGAAGGGGTCATCCGGGCGGTCGGGGTCGGCATGAACCAGGCGAAGATGCTCGCCCGTTTCGCCACCGAAGGCGATTTCGACTGTTTTCTGTGCGCTGGCAGGTACACCCTGGTGGATCATACGGCGCTCAAGCGGCTGCTGCCCCTGTGCGAGGAAAGAAACATCAGTATCGTCATAGGCGGCCCATACAACAGCGGCATCCTGGCGCAGGGCGCCGTGGACGGGGCGAAGTTCGACTACCGCAAAGCGCCACCTCATATCGTGGAAAAGGTGCGGCGCATCGAAGCGGTTTGCGGCCGCCACGGCACGCCCCTCAAGGCGGCGGCACTGCAGTTCCCCCTGGCCCATCCTGCGGTGGCCGCCGTCATTCCAGGCGCGCGGTCGCCCGAGGAAGTGGACGAAAACGTGCGGATGTTTGAGTTCGAGATCCCCGCGGATTTCTGGTCGGAATTGCGGGATGTGGGTTTAGTTCCCGAGGACGCGCCGACGCCGGATTGA
- a CDS encoding Gfo/Idh/MocA family oxidoreductase, whose product MSTVYRVGIIGCGSISHLHMNGYLGEERFEVVALSDPVAEARQDFGDRYDIGKRYADAREMLDEEGLDVVSICTWHKLHAPLTIAACARRPKAILCEKPMAVNMGECDEMMIAARRNDVKLAIAHQRRFNPVWTDARNLIAEGAIGDVRHVHCSGSQGLLNDCSHMFDFMRYVMSDPAPEWVLGNIERKTDRYERDIRIEDRSAGIVGFDNGAVGQLLQELHPERRQGGYLYGTDGMMDVNEQRVLLINSNTGGWEEHPSTGEDPSVGQAVELADWIEGKSEHRGEASNGRAAVEIIMGIYESARLHEVVQMPVRTHSSPIEEMIEAGDLPVERPGRYDIRAFLLRGESMQGEMQGETPDESDEVG is encoded by the coding sequence ATGTCCACGGTCTATCGTGTCGGCATAATCGGGTGTGGCAGCATCTCGCACCTGCACATGAATGGATACCTGGGAGAAGAGCGGTTCGAGGTCGTAGCGCTTTCGGACCCTGTGGCCGAGGCCAGGCAGGATTTCGGCGACCGGTACGATATTGGAAAACGCTACGCCGACGCCCGGGAGATGCTGGACGAGGAGGGGCTGGACGTCGTCAGCATCTGTACGTGGCACAAGCTCCACGCACCCCTGACCATCGCCGCCTGCGCGCGCCGTCCGAAGGCCATTCTCTGTGAGAAGCCCATGGCGGTCAACATGGGCGAATGCGACGAGATGATGATCGCGGCCCGCCGGAACGACGTCAAGCTGGCCATCGCCCACCAGCGCCGGTTCAACCCGGTGTGGACCGATGCCCGGAACCTGATCGCCGAAGGCGCCATCGGCGACGTGCGGCACGTCCACTGCAGCGGCAGCCAGGGCCTGCTCAACGACTGCTCCCACATGTTCGATTTCATGCGCTACGTCATGAGCGATCCCGCGCCCGAATGGGTGCTCGGGAATATCGAACGCAAGACCGACCGGTACGAGCGCGATATCCGGATCGAGGACCGCAGCGCGGGTATCGTCGGCTTCGACAACGGGGCCGTGGGACAGCTTCTGCAGGAGCTCCATCCGGAACGGCGGCAGGGCGGCTACCTCTACGGCACGGACGGCATGATGGACGTGAACGAGCAGCGCGTCCTGCTCATCAACTCGAACACCGGCGGCTGGGAAGAGCACCCCTCGACCGGCGAGGACCCTAGTGTGGGCCAGGCGGTGGAACTGGCGGACTGGATCGAGGGCAAGTCCGAACACCGGGGCGAGGCGTCAAACGGCCGGGCCGCCGTAGAGATCATCATGGGTATCTACGAGTCCGCCCGCCTCCACGAGGTCGTCCAGATGCCCGTGCGCACCCACAGTTCGCCCATCGAGGAGATGATCGAGGCGGGCGACCTGCCCGTGGAGCGCCCCGGCCGTTACGATATCCGGGCCTTCCTGCTGCGCGGGGAATCCATGCAGGGCGAGATGCAGGGCGAGACGCCGGACGAGTCTGATGAGGTAGGATGA
- a CDS encoding DUF2339 domain-containing protein, whose protein sequence is MELLIVINVILLLILIGTFLSLSGRVKHLEDTVRRYLKNVTDPVAGMSSSDAPGSDDAPGPDDAPGPDDATEPETAGSTHPAESVPDQGRAAQPVADALDQGRAAHPPTKVPDQARAGDAASRLSHMLRPRTREEWETLIGGKLLNRVGALALILGVGFFLKYAFDNDWLNETARVVLGGVAGLLLVAGGHRFHRRGMSVFAQGLTGAGVGILYLSIYAAYDFYRLVPQPAAFLLMALVTAAALLLSLRYDARAIALLGWAGGFLTPFLLVTAQLNTLGLFVYITLLDAGLIAVLLNRRHWRVLEPLGIAATYATYLTWSFRADLPEGFGTALAFLTLWWALFAWLSLYRSAAGDTGKRRWRWIAVTVNALGFYVMLMRLSRHTEGIWDFIGFQSLTPQNYLAYSEGIATAFLSLAYFVLTAWITRNTDDRSAAAVHATAAILLAVRAPLSFFSPYVTVVIWAFEALILFGFGAYREVRAVRHAGTALLALSFVGIFLFGGAYVFNLVSNYAPVFSSRTAAYWVVGGALLACAGMLRGRTESKSDRRHYAVFHLAWTFLLLVWGTVEVLNYFQYLSVTTEGGSTEQLANLRQLAVSGAWLFGAALVMTLGRWQDIPALRAAAIVYLGCTVVKVFVFDLMFLDTLYRIVAFLGLSAILIAVSYLYYRNRPAS, encoded by the coding sequence ATGGAACTGCTGATAGTAATCAACGTAATCCTGCTCCTCATCCTCATCGGGACCTTCCTGTCTCTCTCGGGGCGCGTAAAACACCTCGAGGACACCGTCCGACGATATTTGAAGAATGTAACAGACCCGGTTGCGGGGATGTCCAGTAGCGACGCGCCGGGGTCGGACGACGCACCGGGTCCTGACGACGCACCGGGTCCGGACGACGCGACGGAACCGGAGACCGCAGGATCCACGCATCCGGCCGAGAGCGTTCCCGACCAGGGGCGGGCCGCACAACCTGTCGCGGACGCTCTGGACCAGGGGCGGGCCGCGCATCCGCCCACAAAAGTGCCGGACCAGGCGCGAGCCGGCGACGCAGCCAGCCGGCTGTCCCACATGCTCCGGCCCCGCACCCGCGAGGAGTGGGAGACCCTGATCGGTGGCAAGCTGCTGAATCGCGTGGGCGCCCTCGCCCTCATCCTCGGCGTGGGATTCTTCCTGAAATACGCCTTCGACAACGACTGGCTGAACGAGACGGCGCGCGTGGTCCTGGGCGGAGTGGCCGGCCTGCTGCTGGTTGCCGGCGGCCACCGGTTCCACCGGCGCGGCATGTCCGTATTCGCGCAGGGCCTGACCGGGGCGGGCGTGGGCATCCTCTATCTTTCGATTTACGCCGCCTACGATTTCTATCGCCTCGTTCCGCAACCCGCCGCCTTTCTGCTGATGGCCCTGGTGACGGCCGCGGCCCTGCTGCTTTCCCTGCGCTACGACGCACGGGCCATCGCCCTGCTCGGATGGGCCGGTGGATTTCTGACGCCGTTCCTGCTCGTCACCGCCCAGTTGAACACCCTCGGACTATTTGTCTACATCACCCTGCTCGACGCGGGCCTGATCGCGGTGCTGCTGAACCGGCGCCACTGGAGAGTGCTCGAGCCGCTGGGTATCGCGGCAACCTACGCCACGTACCTGACCTGGTCGTTTCGGGCGGATCTGCCCGAAGGTTTTGGAACGGCGCTGGCCTTCCTGACGCTGTGGTGGGCGCTGTTCGCCTGGCTGAGTCTCTACCGGTCAGCGGCCGGCGATACGGGAAAACGCCGGTGGCGATGGATCGCGGTAACCGTCAACGCATTGGGTTTCTACGTGATGCTCATGCGCCTTTCGCGGCACACGGAAGGCATATGGGATTTCATCGGGTTCCAGTCTCTTACTCCACAAAACTACCTGGCCTATTCAGAAGGGATCGCCACGGCCTTCCTCTCCCTGGCCTACTTCGTGCTGACCGCCTGGATCACGCGCAATACAGACGACCGATCCGCGGCCGCCGTGCATGCGACCGCGGCCATATTGCTGGCGGTTCGCGCACCACTGAGCTTTTTCTCCCCCTACGTCACTGTCGTCATCTGGGCCTTTGAGGCCCTGATCCTGTTCGGGTTCGGTGCATACCGCGAAGTGCGCGCCGTCCGGCACGCCGGTACGGCCCTGTTGGCGCTTTCGTTCGTAGGGATCTTTCTCTTTGGCGGCGCCTACGTATTCAACCTGGTTTCAAACTATGCGCCGGTATTTTCGTCGCGCACCGCCGCGTACTGGGTCGTGGGCGGAGCCTTGCTCGCCTGTGCCGGCATGCTGCGGGGCCGCACCGAATCGAAGAGCGACCGCCGGCATTACGCGGTCTTCCACCTGGCCTGGACCTTTCTCCTCCTGGTCTGGGGCACGGTGGAAGTCCTCAACTACTTTCAATACCTGTCTGTCACGACGGAAGGCGGCTCGACGGAGCAGTTGGCAAACCTGCGGCAACTCGCCGTATCGGGCGCGTGGCTGTTTGGCGCGGCGCTGGTCATGACGCTTGGACGGTGGCAGGACATCCCCGCCCTGCGCGCGGCAGCCATCGTCTACCTCGGCTGCACCGTGGTGAAAGTCTTTGTCTTCGACCTCATGTTCCTGGACACCCTCTACCGTATCGTCGCCTTCCTAGGCCTGAGCGCCATACTCATCGCCGTCTCCTACCTCTACTACCGGAACCGGCCGGCTTCCTGA